One Marinitoga hydrogenitolerans DSM 16785 DNA segment encodes these proteins:
- a CDS encoding exopolysaccharide biosynthesis polyprenyl glycosylphosphotransferase: protein MKINSNFLKLIDFVILISFNLYITQNIYISLIFGLFIYLGIYAFRTYDFENIESWNDTIIRVFAGMMLGFLVILSFYVIFDGYILKEYFLDNFLFNIIVLPLVHKISYYMLIRNIEPKKYIVIGKKEEWEELMNEIEKKSLGKLRFAEYINPSPVRLKKIIIEYDGVLVADPELEKLVIDEINEFKESGIKVEYLPVIVERFLKRIPIHVAEKFKAHYEVAFSEVKESPAKRIVDIFISVLSLAILSPVFAIVSMAIFIENGMPIIFRQKRIGKDEKEFVLIKFRSMYNNKNKTEKFAVEEKDRIMKSGKLIRPIRLDEIPQFVNILKGEMSFVGPRPEQPGFVKEFNELIPFYEFRHKVKPGLTGWAQINYKYPTDLEETKIKTSYDLYYVKNRTTLLDLKIIMQTIEAIFWKKGI from the coding sequence ATGAAAATAAATTCAAATTTTTTAAAATTAATAGATTTTGTTATATTAATAAGTTTTAATCTATATATTACGCAAAATATATATATATCATTGATATTTGGTTTATTCATATATCTTGGTATATATGCTTTTAGGACATATGATTTTGAGAATATAGAGAGCTGGAATGATACGATTATAAGGGTTTTTGCAGGTATGATGTTGGGATTTCTTGTGATATTGTCTTTTTATGTAATTTTTGATGGGTATATTTTAAAGGAATATTTTCTTGATAATTTTTTGTTTAATATAATTGTGCTTCCTTTGGTACATAAAATTAGTTATTATATGTTAATAAGAAATATTGAACCAAAGAAATATATAGTAATAGGCAAAAAAGAAGAATGGGAAGAGTTGATGAATGAAATTGAAAAGAAGAGTTTAGGTAAATTAAGGTTTGCAGAATATATAAATCCATCTCCGGTTAGATTAAAGAAGATAATAATAGAGTATGATGGTGTGTTAGTTGCTGATCCCGAATTAGAAAAATTAGTAATTGATGAAATAAATGAATTTAAAGAAAGTGGTATTAAGGTAGAATATTTGCCTGTTATTGTAGAAAGGTTTTTAAAAAGAATACCTATACATGTTGCAGAAAAGTTTAAAGCGCATTATGAAGTGGCTTTTAGTGAGGTTAAAGAATCTCCTGCTAAGAGAATTGTGGATATATTTATTTCTGTTTTATCGTTAGCTATATTATCTCCTGTTTTTGCTATAGTAAGTATGGCTATTTTTATTGAAAATGGTATGCCTATTATATTTAGGCAAAAAAGAATAGGTAAAGATGAAAAAGAGTTTGTGTTGATAAAATTTAGAAGTATGTATAATAATAAAAATAAAACAGAGAAATTTGCTGTTGAAGAAAAAGATAGAATAATGAAATCTGGTAAATTAATTAGACCTATAAGGCTTGATGAAATACCTCAATTTGTCAACATTTTGAAAGGTGAAATGTCATTTGTTGGTCCAAGACCAGAACAACCAGGTTTTGTAAAAGAATTCAATGAATTAATTCCTTTCTATGAATTTAGACATAAGGTAAAACCCGGATTAACAGGATGGGCTCAAATTAATTATAAATATCCGACAGATTTAGAGGAAACAAAGATAAAAACGAGTTATGATTTATATTATGTAAAAAATAGAACAACGCTCTTGGATTTAAAAATAATAATGCAAACAATTGAAGCAATTTTCTGGAAAAAAGGGATATAG